The Xenorhabdus doucetiae genome has a window encoding:
- the murI gene encoding glutamate racemase — protein MATALREENTTLLAATTSDLNKTARPTILVFDSGVGGLSVYQEIRQLLPDLHYIYAFDNEAFPYGEKTAEVIIGRVVQIVDAIQKKHPLAVVVIACNTASTVSLPALRERFSFPVVGVVPAIKPAAKLTCNRVVGLLATRATVNRDYTKELITQFATDCQMHLIGSAELVELAERKLHGKDVPREALEKILKPWLRMKEPPDTVILGCTHFPLIAEELSQVLPDGTRLIDSGAAIARRTAWLIKNRDNLFLTTAENWAYCTKMAPESEALRPVLREYGFLMLEKLST, from the coding sequence GCTACCGCACTCCGGGAAGAGAATACTACCTTACTGGCAGCTACAACTTCTGATTTAAACAAGACCGCCCGTCCAACGATTCTGGTTTTTGATTCCGGAGTTGGTGGTCTATCTGTCTATCAAGAGATTCGGCAACTCTTGCCGGATCTCCACTATATATATGCTTTCGATAATGAAGCCTTCCCTTATGGCGAGAAAACGGCAGAAGTGATTATAGGAAGGGTCGTTCAGATTGTTGATGCGATCCAGAAGAAGCATCCTTTGGCGGTTGTCGTGATTGCCTGCAATACTGCCAGTACAGTCAGCTTGCCTGCCTTGCGTGAACGTTTTTCTTTCCCTGTTGTGGGGGTTGTGCCGGCAATCAAACCGGCTGCAAAGCTAACCTGTAATCGTGTTGTGGGATTATTGGCGACACGCGCCACCGTGAATCGCGACTATACCAAAGAATTAATTACCCAATTCGCCACGGATTGTCAGATGCATTTAATAGGTTCTGCTGAGTTGGTGGAATTGGCTGAACGGAAGCTACATGGTAAGGATGTCCCACGGGAAGCGCTGGAAAAGATATTGAAACCTTGGCTGAGAATGAAAGAACCACCGGATACCGTTATTTTGGGCTGTACGCACTTTCCTCTGATCGCAGAAGAACTTTCACAAGTTTTACCGGATGGAACAAGATTAATTGATTCGGGAGCGGCCATCGCTCGTAGAACCGCATGGTTGATCAAAAATCGCGATAATTTGTTTTTAACAACAGCAGAGAATTGGGCTTATTGCACGAAAATGGCGCCAGAGAGTGAAGCATTACGTCCTGTTTTACGTGAATATGGCTTCCTGATGCTGGAAAAACTATCAACCTAA